One Accipiter gentilis chromosome 11, bAccGen1.1, whole genome shotgun sequence DNA window includes the following coding sequences:
- the TRMU gene encoding mitochondrial tRNA-specific 2-thiouridylase 1 isoform X2 codes for MKNWDPLDEQGACSIDRDCEDAYRVCQKLDIPFHQVSYVKEYWNEVFSDLLKEYELGRTPNPDIVCNKHIKFNYFLHYAMDNLGADAIATGHYARTSLEDEEVFQQKHIKRPQRLFRNRFEVRNTVKLLQGADLFKDQTFFLSQISQDALRKTIFPLGDLTKNFVKKIAAEHGLHHVLKKKESMGVCFIGERNFENFLLEYLEPQPGNFVSVEDKKVMGTHKGWFLYTIGQRARLAGLKDAWFVVDKDVSTGDVFVAPSTDHPALYRDLLRTNRVHWIAEEPPVELIRDKMMECHFRFRHQMALVPCVLTLNQDGSVWVTLVKPARAITPGQFAVFYKGDECLGSGKILRMGPSVYTMQQGKNREEGPKKEEIDKIEPAT; via the exons ATGAAGAACTGGGACCCtctggatgaacaaggagcttgcTCCATTGACAGAGATTGCGAAGATGCTTACCGGGTTTGTCAGAAGCTCGATATTCCTTTTCACCAGGTTTCCTACGTGAAAGAATACTGGAATGAAGTATTCAG TGACCTCTTAAAAGAGTATGAATTGGGAAGGACTCCTAATCCTGATATTGTGTGTAACAAACACATCAAATTCAACTACTTTCTTCATTATGCTATGGATAACCTTG gaGCAGATGCAATTGCTACTGGGCATTATGCTAGGACCTCACTAGAGGATGAGGAAGTGTTTCAACAGAAGCATATCAAAAGACCACAAAGGCTTTTCAGAAACCGTTTTGAAGTTAGAAATA CTGTGAAACTCCTTCAAGGGGCTGACCTCTTTAAGGACCAGACCTTCTTTCTCAGTCAGATCTCGCAGGATGCTTTGAGGAAAACCATTTTCCCATTAGGGGATTTAACAAAAAACTTTGTAAAGAAGATAGCAGCGGAACATGGCCTTCATCATGTGCTAAAGAAAAAAGAG agtaTGGGAGTCTGTTTCATTGGTGAAAGAAACTTCGAAAATTTCCTTCTTGAG TATTTAGAACCTCAACCAGGTAACTTTGTCTCCGTTGAAGATAAGAAGGTGATGGGAACACACAAAG gTTGGTTCCTCTACACAATAGGCCAGAGGGCTAGACTAGCAGGCCTGAAGGATGCTTGGTTCGTTGTAGACAAAGATGTCAGCACCGGAGATGTCTTTGTG GCACCATCAACGGATCACCCTGCTCTGTACAGAGATCTATTGCGGACAAACCGAGTGCACTGGATAGCAGAGGAGCCTCCTGTAGAGCTCATTAGAGATAAAATGATGGAATGTCATTTCAGGTTTCGGCACCAGATGGCATTGG TCCCTTGTGTGCTGACTCTAAACCAAGATGGGAGTGTGTGGGTGACGCTAGTGAAGCCAGCAAGAGCTATCACACCTGGGCAG TTTGCCGTGTTCTACAAGGGTGACGAGTGCTTGGGCAGTGGGAAGATCTTAAGGATGGGCCCATCGGTGTACACCATGCAACAGGGCAAAAACCGAGAGGAGGGTCCAAAGAAGGAAGAGATTGACAAGATAGAACCAGCAACATAA
- the TRMU gene encoding mitochondrial tRNA-specific 2-thiouridylase 1 isoform X1: protein MLAVGRRVACAVSGGVDSAVAALLLRRRGYQVTGVFMKNWDPLDEQGACSIDRDCEDAYRVCQKLDIPFHQVSYVKEYWNEVFSDLLKEYELGRTPNPDIVCNKHIKFNYFLHYAMDNLGADAIATGHYARTSLEDEEVFQQKHIKRPQRLFRNRFEVRNTVKLLQGADLFKDQTFFLSQISQDALRKTIFPLGDLTKNFVKKIAAEHGLHHVLKKKESMGVCFIGERNFENFLLEYLEPQPGNFVSVEDKKVMGTHKGWFLYTIGQRARLAGLKDAWFVVDKDVSTGDVFVAPSTDHPALYRDLLRTNRVHWIAEEPPVELIRDKMMECHFRFRHQMALVPCVLTLNQDGSVWVTLVKPARAITPGQFAVFYKGDECLGSGKILRMGPSVYTMQQGKNREEGPKKEEIDKIEPAT from the exons atGCTGGCGGTGGGGCGCCGGGTGGCCTGCGCCGTCTCCGGCGGGGTGGACAGCGCCGTGGCCGCCCTGCTGCTGCGCCGCCGAG GCTACCAAGTGACGGGTGTCTTTATGAAGAACTGGGACCCtctggatgaacaaggagcttgcTCCATTGACAGAGATTGCGAAGATGCTTACCGGGTTTGTCAGAAGCTCGATATTCCTTTTCACCAGGTTTCCTACGTGAAAGAATACTGGAATGAAGTATTCAG TGACCTCTTAAAAGAGTATGAATTGGGAAGGACTCCTAATCCTGATATTGTGTGTAACAAACACATCAAATTCAACTACTTTCTTCATTATGCTATGGATAACCTTG gaGCAGATGCAATTGCTACTGGGCATTATGCTAGGACCTCACTAGAGGATGAGGAAGTGTTTCAACAGAAGCATATCAAAAGACCACAAAGGCTTTTCAGAAACCGTTTTGAAGTTAGAAATA CTGTGAAACTCCTTCAAGGGGCTGACCTCTTTAAGGACCAGACCTTCTTTCTCAGTCAGATCTCGCAGGATGCTTTGAGGAAAACCATTTTCCCATTAGGGGATTTAACAAAAAACTTTGTAAAGAAGATAGCAGCGGAACATGGCCTTCATCATGTGCTAAAGAAAAAAGAG agtaTGGGAGTCTGTTTCATTGGTGAAAGAAACTTCGAAAATTTCCTTCTTGAG TATTTAGAACCTCAACCAGGTAACTTTGTCTCCGTTGAAGATAAGAAGGTGATGGGAACACACAAAG gTTGGTTCCTCTACACAATAGGCCAGAGGGCTAGACTAGCAGGCCTGAAGGATGCTTGGTTCGTTGTAGACAAAGATGTCAGCACCGGAGATGTCTTTGTG GCACCATCAACGGATCACCCTGCTCTGTACAGAGATCTATTGCGGACAAACCGAGTGCACTGGATAGCAGAGGAGCCTCCTGTAGAGCTCATTAGAGATAAAATGATGGAATGTCATTTCAGGTTTCGGCACCAGATGGCATTGG TCCCTTGTGTGCTGACTCTAAACCAAGATGGGAGTGTGTGGGTGACGCTAGTGAAGCCAGCAAGAGCTATCACACCTGGGCAG TTTGCCGTGTTCTACAAGGGTGACGAGTGCTTGGGCAGTGGGAAGATCTTAAGGATGGGCCCATCGGTGTACACCATGCAACAGGGCAAAAACCGAGAGGAGGGTCCAAAGAAGGAAGAGATTGACAAGATAGAACCAGCAACATAA